Proteins encoded by one window of Bacteroidales bacterium:
- a CDS encoding ABC transporter permease, producing the protein MRYYKQVLTVTMWEYRRFYKLKNELLGIIIMIIVFSLSYFVSKYALSGSKEKPEIAMLQDTDTLLIRMLSTSFEVKTLASSEYQPYIDNIKKLKKGIYLAQDGEGFVLQSWNKPGKMKQIKATLDEYSMEINRNKAGLPPETLQRILKAPEVKESYFIDPKTHDRKTLAYFFAGLMIMAVFLSFTYQFTAITGEKQLKITEQIISAIKPQVWMDGKILGIALTGLSSMLTYSVIGALGGILFFQFSGTPVSSILPYLHLPSILLYFVFTLIGILIWNAFMASVASVITDPNNSGKSSLMLLPLLFVLTAFLVIKEPDSGFSIFLSWFPLTSASAMPIRWAITEVSALEVCGSFLVLIGTFYFFRKLAAKIFHVSVLISGKEPSWKEIILLSRERI; encoded by the coding sequence ATGAGATATTATAAGCAAGTTCTGACGGTCACCATGTGGGAATACCGCAGATTTTACAAGCTGAAGAATGAGCTTCTTGGCATCATCATTATGATCATCGTTTTTAGTCTGAGTTATTTTGTAAGCAAATATGCCTTATCCGGTTCGAAGGAAAAACCAGAAATTGCCATGTTACAAGATACAGATACCTTACTGATCAGAATGTTATCAACTTCATTTGAAGTGAAAACCCTTGCTTCCTCTGAATATCAGCCTTATATCGATAATATAAAGAAATTGAAGAAGGGCATTTACCTGGCTCAGGATGGGGAAGGCTTTGTTTTGCAATCGTGGAATAAACCCGGGAAAATGAAGCAGATTAAGGCAACTCTTGATGAGTACAGCATGGAGATCAATAGGAATAAAGCAGGGCTTCCTCCGGAAACTCTTCAAAGGATACTCAAAGCACCTGAAGTTAAGGAATCTTACTTTATTGACCCTAAGACACATGACAGGAAGACCCTTGCTTACTTTTTCGCCGGGCTAATGATTATGGCCGTTTTTCTCAGCTTTACTTACCAGTTTACAGCCATCACCGGAGAGAAACAGCTAAAGATTACTGAACAGATTATTTCTGCTATAAAACCACAAGTCTGGATGGACGGTAAAATACTTGGAATTGCTCTCACAGGCCTTTCTTCTATGCTTACTTATTCTGTGATAGGTGCTTTAGGGGGAATTCTCTTCTTCCAGTTTTCCGGGACTCCTGTATCCTCTATCCTGCCCTATTTGCATTTGCCTTCTATCCTGCTCTATTTTGTATTCACTTTAATCGGCATACTCATTTGGAATGCCTTCATGGCAAGTGTTGCTTCTGTAATAACTGATCCCAATAATTCAGGCAAGAGTTCCTTGATGTTGCTCCCGTTATTGTTTGTACTAACTGCATTTCTGGTGATTAAAGAACCGGATAGTGGATTTTCAATATTCCTTTCCTGGTTCCCGCTCACATCAGCATCTGCAATGCCTATACGTTGGGCCATCACAGAAGTATCAGCCCTTGAAGTTTGCGGCTCATTTCTGGTCCTGATCGGTACATTTTATTTCTTCAGGAAGCTTGCCGCTAAAATATTCCATGTATCGGTACTTATCAGCGGTAAAGAACCCAGCTGGAAGGAGATCATCCTGTTATCAAGGGAAAGAATTTAA
- a CDS encoding NAD(P)-dependent alcohol dehydrogenase has product MKAIIHTRYGPPEVAKLMEVEKPQPKENEVLVKVYAATVNRTDSGFRSAEYVISRLFSGIFRPKHQTLGNEFAGTIEAIGENVSLFKTGDKVFGYNDIRFGAHAEYMLMHENEAIVHMPKNLSFEQAACLTEGGHYALTDIRAAKVTAGQNVMVYGATGAIGSAAVQLLKHFGTRVTAVCNTKNIELIRSLGADVVIDYMKEDYTLTSERYDFVFDAVGKSSFGRCKPILKDKGIYISTELGKNWENIFLALYTPLLGKKKVLFPMPSINTQDLIFLKELAEKGEFRPVIDRYYTLEEIVEAYRYVESGQKTGNVVLKVYQP; this is encoded by the coding sequence ATGAAAGCCATTATACACACCCGGTATGGCCCCCCGGAAGTAGCAAAACTTATGGAGGTTGAAAAGCCGCAACCTAAAGAAAATGAGGTGTTGGTTAAAGTGTATGCTGCCACGGTAAATCGCACTGATAGTGGCTTCAGAAGTGCTGAATATGTCATCTCAAGGTTGTTCAGCGGCATTTTCCGTCCAAAACATCAAACCCTTGGAAATGAGTTCGCCGGAACTATTGAAGCCATTGGTGAGAACGTAAGCCTGTTTAAAACCGGCGACAAAGTTTTTGGATACAACGATATCAGGTTTGGAGCTCATGCTGAGTATATGTTGATGCATGAAAATGAAGCTATTGTGCATATGCCTAAAAACTTGAGTTTTGAACAGGCTGCCTGCCTTACAGAAGGTGGTCATTATGCGCTCACTGATATTAGGGCCGCAAAGGTTACCGCCGGTCAGAATGTGATGGTTTATGGCGCAACAGGTGCAATTGGATCGGCAGCTGTGCAGTTGCTGAAACATTTCGGTACCAGGGTTACGGCTGTATGTAATACCAAAAACATTGAACTCATCAGGTCGCTCGGAGCTGATGTTGTAATTGATTATATGAAAGAGGATTATACCCTTACCAGTGAGCGTTATGATTTTGTTTTCGACGCGGTGGGTAAAAGTTCATTCGGAAGATGCAAACCCATTCTGAAAGACAAGGGTATCTATATTTCGACGGAACTTGGAAAAAACTGGGAGAATATTTTCCTGGCGCTTTATACTCCATTGTTGGGCAAGAAGAAGGTCTTGTTTCCTATGCCTTCCATCAATACCCAGGATCTCATTTTTCTAAAAGAACTAGCTGAAAAAGGTGAATTCAGGCCTGTGATTGACCGTTATTATACTTTGGAAGAAATTGTTGAAGCCTATCGCTATGTTGAAAGCGGGCAGAAAACTGGCAATGTGGTATTAAAAGTCTATCAACCCTAA
- a CDS encoding M48 family metalloprotease — MAVKSILSILLFIGTYILMIASALALTFATSYLGIMLITLHPSFLTLILGAGLISIGVLVTIFLFKFIAKKHVVDRSNLVEITWQQEPALFAFIEEIVKEVNSQFPKKVYISSEVNASVFYDSSFWSMILPVRKNLQIGYGLVNAVTITELKAILSHEFGHFSQRSMKVGSYVYYVNQIIYNLLNENSSFEILAGKWGSVNNTLAFFVGLAVKIVQGIQWVLRKVYKIVNLNYLSLSREMEFHADEVAANVTGHEPLISSLLRLDLASYSYNIILDFYSTRIPECVRTKNVYPQQQFVMVFQAGLNNVPVENNLPTIRLDDLGRYNKSRLFIKDQWASHPSLKERIQKLQQLSIPLKNNDTAKASLLFKNPEETQQMLTEYVFSEVKYEKEVTDLETRSFEHEYVTNFQEISFSAFFNSYYDNKNPGLFSTDQLEITDSNISDAKDLFSDEVVDIVYTINSLEADIATLRQIGLPDSEVRSFDFDGKKYRHKDCNPLIKELEEELIELKERIEEHDLTIYHYFLQKSREKGRETEYLEKVENYKAFDLAYEDKIKICIKVKKLSEFIYVTTPFDTIRVNLITLSYAEEELKLQIRTLMEEEYFQSLITEDLRKTFTDYTSKEWQYFTGNQYEEGALNVLFSSLNSYEWILNRAYMKYKKDLLILMEELGGSQQ; from the coding sequence ATGGCAGTCAAGTCCATCCTGTCTATTCTCCTGTTTATCGGAACCTACATTCTGATGATAGCTTCAGCACTTGCGCTCACTTTTGCAACAAGCTATTTAGGTATCATGCTAATCACTTTACATCCCTCCTTTTTGACACTTATATTAGGTGCCGGACTTATCAGTATTGGGGTTTTAGTGACTATTTTCCTGTTTAAATTTATCGCCAAGAAACATGTAGTTGATCGTTCAAACCTGGTAGAGATCACCTGGCAACAGGAGCCTGCACTTTTTGCCTTCATTGAGGAAATCGTAAAGGAGGTAAATTCACAGTTCCCCAAGAAAGTTTATATTTCTTCCGAGGTAAATGCTTCAGTGTTCTATGATTCCAGTTTCTGGAGCATGATATTGCCGGTACGGAAAAATCTCCAGATTGGTTATGGGCTTGTGAATGCAGTTACCATAACTGAATTAAAAGCGATCCTTTCCCATGAATTTGGCCATTTCTCACAACGCAGCATGAAGGTAGGGAGCTATGTGTATTATGTGAACCAGATCATTTATAACCTTTTGAATGAGAATAGCTCCTTTGAAATTCTGGCAGGGAAATGGGGAAGCGTTAATAATACACTTGCCTTTTTTGTCGGCCTGGCAGTAAAGATCGTGCAAGGAATTCAATGGGTACTGCGGAAAGTATATAAAATCGTGAATCTCAACTATCTGAGCTTATCCAGGGAGATGGAATTCCACGCTGATGAGGTGGCTGCTAATGTTACAGGACATGAACCACTGATTTCCTCGCTCCTGAGACTGGATCTTGCTTCCTATTCATACAATATTATCCTTGATTTCTATTCTACCAGGATCCCTGAATGTGTCAGAACAAAAAATGTGTACCCGCAACAGCAATTTGTGATGGTATTCCAGGCAGGACTTAACAATGTTCCGGTTGAGAATAACCTCCCAACTATAAGGTTGGATGACCTGGGAAGGTATAATAAATCAAGGCTTTTCATCAAAGACCAATGGGCTTCCCATCCAAGTCTGAAGGAAAGGATTCAAAAACTCCAGCAGTTGAGTATTCCTTTGAAAAACAATGATACAGCCAAAGCAAGCCTTCTTTTCAAAAATCCTGAAGAAACCCAGCAAATGCTTACGGAGTATGTCTTCAGCGAAGTAAAATATGAAAAAGAAGTAACAGACCTGGAGACCCGGAGTTTTGAACATGAATATGTAACAAATTTTCAGGAAATATCCTTTTCGGCCTTCTTTAATTCTTATTACGACAATAAAAACCCCGGGCTGTTCAGTACAGATCAGCTTGAAATAACTGACAGTAATATTTCCGATGCTAAGGATCTGTTCAGTGATGAAGTAGTGGATATTGTATATACGATCAACTCACTGGAAGCAGATATTGCAACGCTCCGACAAATTGGATTGCCTGATTCAGAGGTCAGGTCATTTGACTTTGATGGGAAAAAATATCGGCATAAAGACTGTAATCCCTTAATCAAGGAATTGGAAGAAGAACTGATAGAATTAAAGGAAAGAATAGAGGAACATGACCTTACAATCTATCATTACTTCCTCCAAAAATCCCGGGAAAAGGGAAGAGAAACAGAGTACCTGGAAAAAGTTGAGAACTATAAAGCTTTTGATCTTGCCTATGAAGATAAGATCAAGATCTGCATCAAGGTGAAGAAATTATCAGAATTTATCTATGTAACCACTCCATTTGATACCATTCGTGTAAACCTCATTACCTTAAGTTATGCCGAGGAAGAGTTAAAACTGCAAATCAGAACACTAATGGAAGAAGAATACTTCCAGTCTCTGATCACCGAAGATTTACGAAAGACTTTCACTGATTATACTTCAAAGGAATGGCAGTACTTTACAGGGAATCAGTATGAAGAGGGAGCGTTAAATGTTCTCTTTAGTAGTTTAAATTCTTATGAATGGATATTGAACCGGGCCTACATGAAATACAAGAAGGACTTGCTGATCCTGATGGAAGAACTGGGGGGTAGTCAGCAATAA